From the genome of Verrucomicrobiia bacterium:
ACGGCCGCCCCATCCCCTGCGATCCGGCCTGGGTCGTCACCGCCCCGCCCAATTACGCGCCCGAACTCAAGAGCGTCCGCACCCTCCATGACCTCCTCCTCCAGGTCGCCATCGACAACCTCGCCATCAAGGCCCCACCCCCCGATCGCGAAGTCTCCTTCGCCAACGAGGTCCTTCCCATCCTCCAACGCCTCTGCGACCTCCAATGGGTCAACCGCGGCTTCGCCGCCCAGTTCGGCTGGGGCGCCCCCTTCCATTTCCTTCAACCCGATCTCCTCCGCCGCCTCGCCACCCCGCCCCGCCGCGTCGGCAACCGCCTGCACGACGAACATCGCGAGTGGCGCCGCCAGCTCTTCAATGCCTTCCGTCGCCCCGACACCCCCTCCTTCCGCCGAGCCGATTCCCTCAATGGGTCGCCCCAGCCGTGGCCCTGGGTCTATGGCGATGCCATGAATGTCCCCTACACCAGCTCCCCCCGGCAAAACACCTCCCTCACCGACACCCAGATGAAGGTCCTCCAGGCGTGGGCCGAAGGACGATTCCACGACGATCTCCAAGGCCGTCGCCAGCTCCCGGGACGCCTCGATGACGTCCCGCTCCAGGACCAGCCCGCCGCCCTCGACCGGGCCAGCCTCGACTTCTGCCTCGCCGACGCCTTTCACCCCGGCTGCGAAATCACCTGGCCCATCCGCCATTTCTCCCTCTTCATGGCTCCCTTCCGCATCCGCCATCGTCCCGACGACCTCCCCGAACCCGATTACGGCCCGATCCTCACCGCCGACATCGCCCTCGCCGCCGATGGCCCCCTCCAGGCCCAGGGCCCCGGCGACCTAACCCGCTGGATGGCCGTCCCCTGGCAGACCGACACCGCCAGTTGCCGCTCCGGCTACGACGCCAAATACGACCCCTACGTCCCCACCTTCTGGGCCGCCCGCGTCCCCAACCAGGTCCTCACCGAGGAGGATTACCGCATTGTCATGGACAAGGCCCGCTCCCGCGCCGACCGCGACGACGCCTTCGCCACCCGCCACGCCTGGCTTCGCGACCTCAATCTCAACGCCTCCTACCTCGACCAGGTCAATCGCATGGTCGCCGTCTTCGGCGACCTCGGCGTCGTCGAACGCCGCCCCGGCCCCGGCGACGCCGGCTTCCCCGACCTCCTCTACGTCGAGTCCAAGGCCCCATCGTCCGATTCCACCGGCTCCTCCACCCGATCTTCCACAACCTCCCCGGCAACCCGCGCCGGGACCGCCCGAACACGCCGGACCGCCCCTTCCCGTCCCGAACCCCATACCGGCGCCTTCGGCGAGGTCATCGACAAGGTCCGCCGCCTCCGCCATCCCCCGTCCGAATCTCCTCCCGCTTCCAGGCCGTGACGTCCGTCGCAGGGCCCCCACCCCACGCCATCGTGGTCGGCGCCGGCATCGCCGGCTGCGCCGCCGCCATCTCCCTCGCCCATCAGCAGATCCCCACCACCCTCGTCGCCGCACCCCCTCCCCCCCATCCCCCGATCGGTGAAACCCTCCCCGCCGCCGCCCGCCCCCTCCTCCGCGACCTCGGCGCCTGGACCGCCTTCGCCCGCGCCCCTCATCGCCCCGCCCCAGGCACCGTGTCGGTCTGGGCCAGCGCCGATCCCGTCGCCATCGACGCCCTCCATGACCGCAACGGACCCGGCTGGCAGCTCGATCGCCGGCGCTTCGAAGCCGATCTCCTCGAAACCGCTCTCGCCGCCGGCGTCACCCTGCTCCCCGCCACCCTCGTCCGCCATGTCTCCCGCCGGCCCGACCTGACCTGGGAACTCCACACAGACCGGACCCCCTCCACCCTCCCTCTGCCACGGCTCCCAGCCCGGCTGCTCGTGGATGCCACCGGTCGCCGCGCCACCCCTGCCCGCGCCCTCGGCGCCCGGCGCCACACCGACGACCGCCTCGTCTGCGCCTATCTGCGGGTCCCTCCGCCCCCCGATGCCCCGCGTCCCGAAGCCGCCTCCCTCGATGCACGCACCTGGGTCGAATCCGTCCCCGACGGCTGGTGGTACACCGCCCTCCCTCCCGACGGACATCGCGTCGTCGCCTTCCTCACCGACGCCGATCTCATCGCCCCGCCGGACTCCCCGCCGGACTCCCCGCCGGTCACGCAGGCCTTTTTCGAAAAGCTGGAAGCCACACAACACCTCCGGCGCCTCGTACCGCCCCTCCGGGAACCCTCCCTTGCCGTCCCCCGCCTCACCTCTGCGGCCACCGCCCGGCTTTCGGC
Proteins encoded in this window:
- a CDS encoding LodA/GoxA family CTQ-dependent oxidase, which gives rise to MPLDAATVRWSEHESRPIPVATLILARQDLDAPGQADYGENLAYNIWHALPEHRPAGSIAAVRRSIYAASATWRRSRNDVPDREPRQPRPFSPPPPPAHETIVRAAIHPSIGIARLGNSPDGWFIGPEVPEPAPEPPGTWRDSSGALKRQAARFRIYGYNAAGEVVAELTAANAAIDWCVHVANKKSAWYQFQLALDIPEAAQADPAQRRNAAFEGPDRQQFVIDPGPRFIHGTRAAGSYYRFDSGRFVGKPVYLGELRTDDAGRLLFLGGHGVSDSFDGAIATGFANSDGWHDDTSDGPVTATVLLHGRPIPCDPAWVVTAPPNYAPELKSVRTLHDLLLQVAIDNLAIKAPPPDREVSFANEVLPILQRLCDLQWVNRGFAAQFGWGAPFHFLQPDLLRRLATPPRRVGNRLHDEHREWRRQLFNAFRRPDTPSFRRADSLNGSPQPWPWVYGDAMNVPYTSSPRQNTSLTDTQMKVLQAWAEGRFHDDLQGRRQLPGRLDDVPLQDQPAALDRASLDFCLADAFHPGCEITWPIRHFSLFMAPFRIRHRPDDLPEPDYGPILTADIALAADGPLQAQGPGDLTRWMAVPWQTDTASCRSGYDAKYDPYVPTFWAARVPNQVLTEEDYRIVMDKARSRADRDDAFATRHAWLRDLNLNASYLDQVNRMVAVFGDLGVVERRPGPGDAGFPDLLYVESKAPSSDSTGSSTRSSTTSPATRAGTARTRRTAPSRPEPHTGAFGEVIDKVRRLRHPPSESPPASRP